The DNA window TTGTTGGCGTCGTGGTGACGCCGATCttcaccacgccgccgccgccgcgcccgcagcCTCTGTCGCTGCCGCCCCCGGCAACCACCCCGGCGGATCTGATGGCCCGACGGTCGCTGGCTCCGGATCTCGGGCCTCTTCAACTGGCGGCGCTGCGAACCCCGCCCCCCTGCCATCACCGGCACGCGCGGCCTTCTCCGGCGCCGGGGCAGTTCACGTCGATTGCTCGGCCGCTACCACCATCGGCCGTTTCACCGCCGCCTCTTCGACTGGTGGCGCGGCGAACCCCGCACCCCTGCCATCTCCGACGCGCGCGGCTGACACCGGCGCTAGGGTAGCTCGCGGCGACGGCTCGGCCGCTCCACAGCCGCCTCCTCCCGTGAAGCCAGCGCCAATGCCGCCGGGGGATGACGACACTGCCACGGACGCCGCCACAACCGCGACGCTGGCGGCAGAGGGCACCAGCTCTGGCGCTTCGCCCCCTCCGCCGCTGGGGCTGGATGCCAGCAACGCCGGGGCCTCGCCCGGGCCTCGGGGTTCCATCACGGCGTCGCTGGACGCCTTAAGCTCCTCCCTCTCGCCGGCCGCAGCACCATTCTTCCCCGGATGCTCCTCGGGGGGGCGTTCGAAGAGCCGGAGGTGggcggacgacgatgacgacgagacCGATGACGACCACCCCGCGACATACCTGGAGGCCGCCCGTCGCCCGGCGAAGCCGGCCTCAGTGCCCCCTGTGCGCCCCTAGACTTGTTCAGCCGCAGTTTTGGGGCAACGCGGAGCGGGGCCTTTGCACAGCCGTGCTGGTGCTGAACGGGGCCGACAAGGACATGGCCGTTGGCGGAGGAAGCGCAGCCGGCCACGACCGCAGCTGGTGAACAGCTTGCCTGTGCGGCCGGTGGATGGCCGTGTCCCTGCCCGCCAACGCCTCGGCCACCGTGGATGGGTCTCCGCCCCCAACACCGATGGGTGGCGTGAGATTCTCCCCCACCAGGTCACAGGATCCGCTGCGGCCTCGACTGAGCCTCACCCCAGCCAAAAGCAACTTTCGTAGGTCAAGAAGATCCTGGCACAGCTTCTCGACAGATGCTTCAACTGTCTCTCCCACTCGCACCGAGTGGCGACTTGTCGGTTGCCGCGATGTTGCCTGCGCTGTTGCAGTTTTGGGCACCTCATCAAGGACTGCAAGCGAAGGACTGCTTCGACCGCGGCGGCGGGGGTGCCAACCTGCCACGGTGCTCTGCTCGCGACGACCATATGTCCTCCCAGCACGCGCCGCGCGGCGGTGCGAAGGGTGATGCTCCGGGGGCATTGGTGGCCGCCGATGggagacgacgacgacgtcggCGACGCAAGACTAAGTCGAAGGTGATCGGCATGGGGTGCGCCTGCCGACCACGTCGACAATGCCACTACTTCTACTGCGTTGTGCGTGAGTGCGGGGCCTCCCGCATTGGTCATCTCTCTTCGACCCGATGCTGGAGGAGCTCGCCGCCTCGCTCGTCGTGAGCCGACCAAGGAGAGCACCAACACCTAAGTGTCTGCCTGCTACGACAGCCCCTTAGGAGTTTGAAGCACCAGTAGCGGACACCGGTTCCCCGACGACACCTGCTCAATGAGCGACAGACTTGTCTCTGATGTCGCCAGTGCAGGGGCCACCACAGCTCACGCCACCAAGAGCGGGAGCACCCAGCGCCGCAGAGGGTTGCACCACCCCCAGCGACGCGACGCCCACACCACGTGAAGCTGCCCGACGTCTCGCACGATTCACTGAGGAGGTGCAGCTCGAGCGAATGCCGCCATTAATCGCCAGCCCGCCCAGGCAGAAGGTGCCGACCATGAGGCAACCCATGCCAAAACGGAGCACACGGATCGCCGCTCAACCACTAGCGCACATTCCGATCTCCAAGCGGGGCGAGGTGCTCCTCATGCGGAGGATGAGCTTTGCACCGCCGGCAGGTCCAATCTCATCCGCGTCCAAGGGAGCTTACGACGAGTTTTTCGCAAGGAACTGGACGTCGAGCGAAGTGGAAGCACTGGACGCGCTGTTTCCGGCGAGCAATACTACGACTGCTACAAGACTCTTCTCGGATGACGGAGCAAAGTCGCGCGGTCGCTAGCGGAGACGCCCAGCTCCGTAGGTTACTGCGCTGCTCGTAGTTCGGTTgttacttttatgtaatatcgaagtttGAAACAGTCTACTAGCATGGTCCAGTCACAACTGTAAGATCTTCTAGGGCGCTCCTTAGAAGCGTGTCGTATGTATGGTTAAACTCTccttcttcttaattacaatcttcttcttaattacaatgatacgcaaatcttttgcgtatgaGAGAAAAAGAATTCATAGACAGATAAATGAATAATTTATTATATAAGCTATCTGTTTAGTTGTTTATACGTGAGGCTGAAAACAAATTGTTGTATGTGTGCTTTGTACATGGCTTGTAACTCGGCGATGACGCTTCTTAGACGGGGCAGCGCGATTTCGACGCTCTCGTGTGGCACAAGGCACAAACTGCGAACTGGTGCCGGAAAGCAGGGACCAGGGAGATCTCGACCCGGGGCCACCGCAGGAGGCGCGAAATCCCCTCGGCGAGTCGGCCGAGACGTAGAGGCGGCGGTTCGATTGGGTCCTGCTAgagtctgttttttttttttttttgttattgttgttgGAAAATGGCTCGAGTCTGGTTTGGGCTCTGCCTGCGGCAAGCAAACGAAGAACAAGAGGAGGGCTGATCCAGACTGAAGAACAGAGGAGGCCTGGGACTCCCCTTGCTGGGCTGGTGCAGGTGATCCATGGGTCGAGCCCAACGGGAGGAGCGGCGTCGaagggaaaaaaaaaagatatgacGGTGCTTGGCCCAAAGGGGCAAAGAAGAAGGCCACAAGAAGGTCAACGAAACATAATTTTTCCTCTTCATAGAATcttctactatatatatatatatacacgtaaaAAATCCCAAGAGCTATCGTCTGCTCCTCCGCCTCCGCCCCGCCCACGGGGAAAAAAAAACACGGCAAAAAAACACCTAAAAAACCAGTCCCTGTCTCGAAAAAATATGGCACAAAAAAAAATCGTCCAGCCCTGCCGCTGGGTATCGCTCATCCGTGTCCGTTCCTTAATTTAATGTTGCGAATAGGGATTACATTAGGAGCGGGAATGAGAATACAAAGATATATGTGTTTCTGATGTAAAGAtataagagagaaagaaaatgtgGAAGGACCTTAATAGTTTTTAAAATAAATTggggttcctgatgcaaaatgTTTAGATCTGACTAAATCTCTGGTGGGCTTCTTTTTTAACCTGGGTTGAATCCTTACAGTTAGACTGACTTTGTTGTGGGCTGAACCAAGCCCATGTAAgtctttcttttttctctttttctataaAAACAAGGATCTTACAAAAATCgctaaaaatcatagaaaaaacagaaaaataccaaaccagttttgttagcttCATAAAAATATGATATATCCTTAGATGTAATGAATCTTATTAGGTTATGTTTTGTCTATAAGTGTGTTAAATCATCCTTGCATATGTTGCATGAATATAGGTTCGGCGAGGATCGAGAACGTGCTATAGGTAGACCCGGAATACGCGGAGGTGGCCGAGAAGTATGAGGAGGATGTCCTCGTCATCGGTGTTCCTGAAGCCTTCACTAACTTTTCGATGTCTGGTTCCTACCCAAGGAAGCccaatgcataacccctacttttcagtACTTTTTTCTCTCGTTGCAACACACGGGCAATTCCAAACCCACAAAGACCACATGCAAACATGCATGGAAAAAAACACCCCTAAGTTTAGATCGACTTCGTGAAATAGAAACGTCACCAATACACTTTACACCAATAACGTCAAGTACTATGCAAAAAAATAAACATACTTTACACTAATACGTAATACGCGATGACTCTCTTGCCTTAGATTTCTTTAGTTTGGATTTGGACTTCCACCATTACCAGATCTAATCCCAGGGTAATACCTTTTTTAATTGGGTTCAATTTCAATTGCTAATCAGGTTTAAAAAATTATCAGCAAAGCGTATCATATATATCATCTAAAATCGTGCAGTGAGTTAATGGGTATTGAGAAAGAGGATCCATCGCAGTGCAGTACCCATTAACTCATAGGTGATAAAGATCATTAATTACACAAgtattaaaaaaatataaaatcaattttgttaggcttctaTAAACTGGATCTACTTATATGATATAGGTGATAAAGATTATGAAACAGGCTTTATGTTTTTAATGTAATTAAATTCATATATTTCTTAATTAATATGTTCGTCTAAGTTGCAAGCCACGCTATGTGGGCTAAAATTTGTGGTCGCCGTGCAATACACGGGCATATATCTAATACTAGCAAATTTGcccatgcgttgcaacgggagaaaaaaaaaCTCTCAAACTTTAatgaaaaaatatgatttgatagtACATATCTATTTATTATGCTTAGTAGAAAACTTAATAGCTATAATCTATTCTATGATCACTATAGCATCCATAATATAAGGGCCCATTTGATATAGTTCTGTGCCAAGTGCTCTGTGGTCGGAGTCAGAGCCGGAGTCGAAGGCCTACCGGTGGACCAACTTTTGGCGCTCTGGCTGCAGCCACCAAAAATAGCTTTGCTCCGTGTATGGAGGCCAAAAGCGCTCCTTCGTACGATCTCGTTTGATGTGGCTTCGCTTGCTCCGGTGCTAGAGACGTTAATATTGGCAATAATATAACAATGTTGTATAAGTTAATATTGGCAATAATATGACAATGCTCTATATTAAGTCTACATTGAATTAAACTACAACCTTGATACCATTTTCAAGCATTGTAAGCCACAAAAAAAATTACTTATAAATATGTTATAACTTTATTTTTCATATTACATATATGTTGGCAGAGTTAGATATCAAGTTACTTCTTTTTAGGATTcataaaaatatgtaattttaATATTATGATTAAAATATGCAATGAGCTAGTTGTTGTGGAAGGTCTCAGACTTCTACGTGCCATCTATAAAAAATATGTAACCCTAATATTTGATTAAAGTCGCAAGGAGTTAGTTGTTGTCAAAACCTCTTTCGATTAAATTTCGAATTGAGGATTGCACTGGTGCATGCGTACAAACATTGAAGATACATTTGTTTTGATTAAATTGACAAACTACTCAAGATTTTAGTTCAGAGTTTAATTAGACCATCCACTGATCCAGATTTTAATAACAATAAGTTTTATTCCTAACCCAAATAAGATCAATAGTTTAGTGGTGAGAATATTTATTTATCAGAAATGGGTATAGGGAATGGTCAAAGTTCAAATACTCATAATATTGTATTCATTATTTATTTTTGATGTTTATATAATAAAACATGAGATACtctagaaaagaaagaaaagaaaagaaaaaaaatcatgaaCGAGAGTTGGTTACACACGGAAAAAAGAGACGTGCGGATCCGCCAAAGTAGATGGGTTGGACACGGGAAAAAAAGAGAACGCAAAAACAAATTCCTATTCGAGTTAGAATTTTCTATTTAGGTTATTCGggatcaaaatctatttggattagGAGTCCTAGTCTAAAAAACCTTACATATATGTCATAAATATAATAAAAGGGTCGTAGACACATAACAGAGACAACTTCCACATTCATGAAGTTAGTTAGGATAGACCATACAAAAAATGGGAAGAAATATTgcatctttattattaggtatagatatagatactcCACTATGAAGAGGAAAATTTTCAGAAAAGAAAAAACGATTTCTAGGAAAAAACACTCAGAGAGCTACTTCTAAGTACTAGAGAAAATTAAATGCATTAGCATGATTGCATCAAACATATAAAAGAtctataaaccaaagttgtaTCTTTAAATGTGATCTATAACTTTATAATTGACACTTTTTCTATACGAGATCATTTAGACAAACAAATTTTTGTTGTTTAATTTATCACATTTTAAAATTCAACCTATTTTGGTATATTTATAACAACCACATATATTGACATGGTTTATACAAAATTATAGCTCTAAATATGATATAAAACTTTGTGGTTGATATTTTTTTTATATGAGATCATTTAGAGGGTATTTATTTTAAGTTCtcatattttaattttttttttcaaacaacatCGGACATCGCCACGACCTATACAAGATTTGTTTAGGAGACCAATTTTTTTAGGTTTTGTGATTACAAAATTAACATATTTGAATTCTTCAAACAATCTGTGATGGAAACATGCTGTATACCATATTTGTAGTGGTTGAAGAGATCTAAAACAttctaattgattttttttttcatttgagaatatTTGAGAGCCCAAATATTAAATAAAGGATGACatgactaaaaaaactaaagacaTGTGGGCCCTTTAAGGTGGATAATTTATTTGGTTTTGAAACCACTCAGAACTCTTTAAGGAGGACAATTTATTTGGTTTTGAAAGTTAAGGCTGTAATAAGATGTCCATGATTCTAGTTCATGTGTGTTTTTTAAATTCAGCTATAAGTTTAAGGGAACAAATACGACTTTACAAATAAACCGGTTGCTCCTTAGTTTTCTCCTCCTTATTTGTTTTCGTTCTGTGCTCACCTTTTTTTAGATATAATGTTATGTCTCTCCAGGGTTGTGAATATGCCCATTAACTGACAGCATATATATGATGTAATTATTTTCGACGAGCAACTGTTTCATAGTACACGAACTCCACTCGCGCATACAAACAGTCTCCAGCCAAGAGAGGTTGCATGACCGATCGACCTTGCTGGGTCTCAATGTCTCATCATTCGTCATCACACGCTAACACGCACACACAAATACAAACAATCTTCACTTTGCTGGCTATCTCAGTAGAACCAGCCACCGGCGGCCTCCACCTCCCTGGCCTCGGCCAACTTACCGCTACTCCTGGACGACAGGGACAggcacgacgacgacgaggacgtcGACACCGACCGCCTTAGCCCACCCGGCACCGGCAGCGCGCCGCCGTAGTCCGACCAGAAGCTGTTCGCGGACGAGGAGCCCGACCCCGACGTCGTCCCGGTCCCGGACGACCGCCGGCCACCTTTCCTGCTGCCGTCCCGCCTCCGGAACACGGGGAGCGGGAAGCACCTGCtggccggcgccgccgcctcgTCGTCGTCAACATGCCCGGCGCGGTACGCGGGGGCGACCCGGGGGTTGACGTCGAGAAAGGCGGTGGGCCGGTGCTGCGGCGCCTGGCGGCGCCGGGACGGCGACACGGAAGCCGAGCGCGCCGCCGCGGAAGAGTAGTAGGAGACGCGAGGGGAATGGTAAGGCGACGGCGAcatggccggcggcggcgtcagCTTCGGGGACACCGCCACCCTggagacggtggcggcggcggcggcggaggtggagtatggcgacgatgaaggtgctgggCTGGCGCTGCTGCTCCTGACGTGCTTGGGCGTCCCCGGGCAGATCTCCCACTTGAACGGGATCGAGCCTGGCCTCCTGCACGAGTCATCGATCACTGCTGCCATTGCTGCTTGCCTGCTTCTTCTCCTCACTAACGCATCTGAATAGTTTTGATCAACGATCTTGtatgtatatatagagagagatcgAGAGAGAAGGGTGGTGGAGTGTGCTGAGCTATGATTCAGGAGTGATTGGAGGCGGTGGATTGGATCGGATATCGGAGATAGTGGTGGATTATCTGAATTTTAATTTGTTAGTGCGGTGGTCAGCTGGCGTGGCGTGGAGATTGGGGGCGGGCGACTGAATGATCGGCTTACCGGCCGGCCGTTTGGCACTGAGCGGCACTCAGTGGCAGGCGAACTGAATTTCTACGTGGGGCTCCATGTTCTGATTGACTTCTCGTGTCATTCAGACAGGTTGAGTTTGTTTGTGGGGGATTACATTATTTTAGGCGGATGGACACGTTGAGTTAGGCGGGGGATtggggcggccggcggcggcgtcgtgaCGGGGGTTGACAAACACGAAGAACCGATGCAAAGCGGGCACGTCCTGGTGGAAGGGGAACGTTGCGTAGTGACGTAGTCTGCTCCGGCCTTGGTTCACACTTCTGGGCTTCTTCTGGCTGGTCCGTCTCGTAGTGGGATGGGAATGGGGATGTTCTTTCTTCAGACTGGTGTTGCTCGTCACCGATTATTATTGGGTGGTCCGACGTGTGTGGGATTTCTGACGTGTCCACTGTCCTGCATAAAAGAATATACTAAAGGTTAAACCAGTGGATTAATTATATTTTTGATCCATTGGATGTCCTCAATAGGTCATAGTCCTTTATATTTTTATTTAGAATAGAATGTGGTGGACTTATCTTGTAACGGTTCAATTTCCTTACAAATCATGTTGAAATCATagttttaaatagcgggctattgAAAGTAGAGCAACTTTTTTTTCAACAGTTAGGAGGCTATAGCGACGCTACGACAGATAGCGTTTTTATAAAGAAAACATGAAAAACACCaataacaaatgaaaaaaacatgGTAAATATAAAATTCGATGAACATATATTTCTATGGTTCCACAAGTCTAGGTAACATTACGAATATGACATTACAACATGTTTCATGAAAGTCCAGTGTTTAATTATCCAAAATACTAAATTAGTAGCAAATGATAAGTAGAAAATAACAAATTAATTGTCAAAATCTATTAGTGATGGCAAAAATCTGAAATAGCGCCGTTATTTGAACGCTAAAGCTATGTAATCAGCGGGGCTATAGTAAACAATAGCGGTTAAAGTTGGCATAGTGGCACAAATAAAAATAGCTTAGCGTTGAGTCTCTCCGGCCACTATAGCGGCGCTagctatagcccgctatttttTTTCTATGGTTGAAATACAACTCAAATTTGGACTGAGCTGCCAAAACCACTTTTCGTAATAGGTTTAGCCATTTCCCATGGAGTGGATCATCTTTCCAAAAGTGTAGTTTCCTCGTCAATACAATAATCGTAAACTATAACCATCCCCAACCCTAGCCCCTCCCCTGGCCTGTTCCCCACTGTCGCCGCCGATGGCATCGGTCATCGCCTCAGCACCGGCGCCCGCCTCCacctccccctcccctcccctccccagaTCCACCACGTCCCCACCTAGATGCGCCTTTCCATACCTCCCCGGGCACGTGCGCGTGCAGGCACGCTGGCACATCCTTCCCTtccctcctcctcccccgcctCACCTCCTCACCCATGTTTGGGGTGCACGTGTGGCTAGGCCACCGACACCGCCTAGATCGGGCTCCTTCACCGACGCCACCCAGTCGCTTGTGGGGTCCACGCCACCTGACGCGCCACCACCACCTTCTACATTGGGGACCGGCGCCGGCACCACCATAGAGGCCCAGCATTAGGGGCCGCCCCCTCTGCGCGCCTAGGAGGATGCCCTTGCCGACGGCACATCGCTCGCCCCGTCAGGGTGTGACTCCACCGCCACTACAGGAGACGCCGCAGCCACCCTGCTCGGCTCCTACGCGCCAAGCCAACAGGATGGAGCTACGAGCGCTACTGGGTCCATGGGCGGCTGTCCGAGAGAGGCTGCTGCGGTGTCGCCGGCCATAGGCGGGAAAGGCAGCTCCTTTCTAGAGGTCGGCCCGGCGCCGTGGCAGGCCGCTCTGGCCGTGCCAGGGACTAGGGAAGTGGCGTCCAGTCAGCCGCAGGCCAACGCGCCACCAGTGAACACCCCCAGCTCGCCTCGCGAGGGACGCGGTGTTGTGCAGCGCAACAAACTGCTGCCGCCACCACCCATGTCTCTGTGTAGCGGCTAGGACGCTGCTTCCGCTGCCAGCTCGCCCACCCCTCTCTTCGGACGTGGCTCCATTCTTCCCAGGCGGCCCCGCGAGAGGGCGTACGAAGCAATGCCTATGGACGGACGCCGACGGTGAGAGTCTAAAGATGACCACCCCGCCAGCTAGTTGCACGCCGCTCGTCGCCCGGTGAAGCCAGTCGTTGCGCTTCCGTCGCGCGCTCACACTTGTTCAATCGTGTTTCTTGGTCGTGGAGAAGCGGAGGCGGGCTGACAGGGTCCTAGGAGAAGGCGGGGGAAGCGCAGCCGACTGCGGGCACAGCTGGTGTGCGGCATGCCTCCTCGGCTAGTGGATTGCCGCATCCCTGCCTGCCGGTGCCTCGGACGACATAGACAGGTCTCCACCCATAACGCCGATGGGTGGTGGGAGATCCTCCCCCGGCAAGAGTGCAACCTGCGACCGCCTCGGCTGACCCTCTCCACGACACAAAGCAACCTCTGCAGACCCGAAAGGTACCGACAGAGCTTCATGGCAGATGCTTCAACTGCCTTTCCTACTCGGACCGGGTAGCGACTTGCCGGTTGCCACGGCTTTGCCTGCGCTGCCACGGCTTCCGCCACCCCGCCAAGGACTGCCAGGCATGCTACGACATTGGTGGCGACCGACCGCGACACCTTGCTCGTGGCGGCAACCCGCCG is part of the Miscanthus floridulus cultivar M001 chromosome 9, ASM1932011v1, whole genome shotgun sequence genome and encodes:
- the LOC136483598 gene encoding uncharacterized protein, translating into MAAVIDDSCRRPGSIPFKWEICPGTPKHVRSSSASPAPSSSPYSTSAAAAATVSRVAVSPKLTPPPAMSPSPYHSPRVSYYSSAAARSASVSPSRRRQAPQHRPTAFLDVNPRVAPAYRAGHVDDDEAAAPASRCFPLPVFRRRDGSRKGGRRSSGTGTTSGSGSSSANSFWSDYGGALPVPGGLRRSVSTSSSSSCLSLSSRSSGKLAEAREVEAAGGWFY